ACACGAGATCGGAATTGCTGACGAACTTGAAGGCGGCGGCCATTTCCAGAAAGCCCATCACCACCTTGACCGAATTCAGCCAGCCGCCGCTCCTGGGCAGTTGGGCCAGGTACTGGGGAAAGAGGGCCAGGAGGAAGAAGGGTAGCGCGAAGGTGACGGAATAGGTGACCATCCCGATAGCGGGCCACAGGTAATGGCCCTGGCTGGCCGCCACCAGCAGCAGCCCCACGAACTGAATGGTGCAGGTGAAGGAGGTGAGGGTAAAGGTGAGGGCCATGAAGAAAATTCCCAGCAGGCCTCCCCGGGCTTCCTGTGCCAGGCTGAACTGGCGCAGCTTCGCCGGCAGCTGGATTTCATACATTCCGAACAGGCTGAGGGCGAAATAGACGAACAGTCCGCCCAGGAACAGGTTTACCCAGGGGTTGGAGGCCAGCTGGTTGGCGCCGGTGGCTCCCAGGGTGAGGGCCAGCAGGAACCCCAGGAGCGAATAGATAATAACGATCCCTATGCCGTATAAGCCGGCCCCTTTCAAGGGTGAGATGCCACCCGACTCACCGTGCTTGAGAAAGAACGAGACGGTGATCGGAATCATGGGGAAGACGCAGGGTGTCAGAAGTGACACCAGGCCCATGGCCATGGAGAGCAAGAGAAAGGACCACAGTCCTTGTCGGATGGCATGCTGCAGTTCGGTCCCCTCCAGTCCGGTCACGGCGGCCAGGGCCGGTCTGGCGGTCCGAAAGACGTAGGCATCCCGAACCGGCCCGGCCTCCACCTGCAGCGGGATGCTGAAGCGTTGATAGGTTGGCGGCAGGCAATGGCTCTCGGTGCAGGCCATGTAGACGAACTGCCCGTCGAAGGACATAGGACCGGGTGGTAGATTCTCGGCGAGCGCCAGGGCCTGGCTTACTTTCAGGCTACCCGAATGCCAGCCAACCTCGATCCGAAAGCCCTCGTCCCACACCCGCTTGGACTGGGGTTCCCGGAAGGGGCCGACAGCTGAGACCAGGGTGCTGTCATCCAGTTCGAAGTGGGTGGGAACCGGGCCGAGGCCGCTGATATCGCTGGCGTAGATATGCCAGCCCGGTTGGATATCGATAGCGGCCTGCA
The window above is part of the Candidatus Neomarinimicrobiota bacterium genome. Proteins encoded here:
- a CDS encoding cytochrome c biogenesis protein CcdA — its product is MFLRWIRLLLLSATFSAAPLPGQFPSDVVLTAISVDRAAVRPGEQIVLQAAIDIQPGWHIYASDISGLGPVPTHFELDDSTLVSAVGPFREPQSKRVWDEGFRIEVGWHSGSLKVSQALALAENLPPGPMSFDGQFVYMACTESHCLPPTYQRFSIPLQVEAGPVRDAYVFRTARPALAAVTGLEGTELQHAIRQGLWSFLLLSMAMGLVSLLTPCVFPMIPITVSFFLKHGESGGISPLKGAGLYGIGIVIIYSLLGFLLALTLGATGANQLASNPWVNLFLGGLFVYFALSLFGMYEIQLPAKLRQFSLAQEARGGLLGIFFMALTFTLTSFTCTIQFVGLLLVAASQGHYLWPAIGMVTYSVTFALPFFLLALFPQYLAQLPRSGGWLNSVKVVMGFLEMAAAFKFVSNSDLVWGWGFFNHQMVLASWTVILLLIGLYLLGKIQLPHDSPVEKVSVSRLIISGAFLIFGLLLAAGLIGQKIPGLVEAYLPPRVEAAQEGVVLSNEIGRLHWYSEYEDALAQARLTGQPIFLDVTGYTCTNCRWMEANIFTKPAVVERFRKFVLLRLYTDGGQNFREKQQFVIERFGTAALPFYVILAPDGSEITRFPGMTRDEQEFVAFLDRGLRKGLVLSSGEPVSDR